Genomic segment of Drosophila ananassae strain 14024-0371.13 chromosome 2L, ASM1763931v2, whole genome shotgun sequence:
GcaatacaaatataaaaaaaataaatcgcaATATTTCttctacaaatttttaaacttatttcaatgtaaaattttgtaattctTTCATCCAAAACAACGCAAAAGTCAATGACATTTCTACAAGTCAACTAATTAACTTTAGTTTCTACAAATAAGTCTGAGAGCTCTGGGGCATGCCTGAAATCGCGTTTTCTGTGGCGTGTCCTAACTAACTAGCTAACTGGCTAAATGTCTAGGTGAATGGCTCCTGGTTATGCAAACATCACACACACCAGGGCAGACTGTTTGATTGACTGACTGAGTGACCGACCGAAAGACTGGCATTTGGCCACCACACAGAGTCCTGTCGACTAAAAGGGAACAGCGGGCTTAATCCGCCACCTTGAAGCAGAAACCACAATGCGCCTACTCTGGCTTTGACTGACAGCTGTTGACTGTTGGGTTAGAAGTCCATTCTGCTGTTAACGACGCCTTTTGACGTCTCGAATTAAAATGCCAGAGGGTCTGGCCAAGCTGTGAAAATTAACGTCAGTCAGCCAAATCGTCTGGAGCctcatatatttaattatttatgctGCCACCCATCATTTCAATAAACTCTCTCGTGGCTGACAAGATCAGAAGACGACATcgaatttaaatgcaaatacaaaattatttgATGCAATAGAAAAACGCAAATGAAgctattaaaatgcaaattacgTTTTAGCCGACAAAGGGCTGCATAAATTTTTAGCACTTCCGGCTccacaaaaaatattgaattattggATCTTTGGAATTTAActtattttctaataaaaattacaTTTGAATGTATCGGCTAGGAGGTAACTTCTTTCTTTTCCGCTCATTACTTCGGACCGATAATAGAATAAATGGAATTTATGtggcggaataccttaatggATTTCTTGACCGATTatcctgcatcaaaatctgagaacaaaatattttttattttttttgtcacatttactggaggatccccttcaaaaatgcatggaaggacaatatagctccccgcgatggctgtatcttttccaattttcatccgattctcgagcggaatacctcaatcgatttATTGGCCGATTCCGCATCATCctacatcaaaatctaagaacaaaatattttttagattttttgtcacatttactggaggatccccttcaaaaatgcatggaaggacaatatagtTCCCCGCGATGGCAgtatcttttccaattttcatccCATTCTTGAGGGgaatacctcaatcgatttATTGACCGATTCCGCATCATCctacatcaaaatctaaaaaaaaaaatatttttgagattttttgtcacATTTACATTACTTGATTTTTAAACTTTCTGAGTAGAGTCCCTTTTAGTTTGAGGTTTCTTCGTTTTTGTTATATCACATTTCATTTAGTTTAGACACATCGatccattttattttcaaccttttatttttgtatatacattttttttatgatctTTTAGAATCAACCAAACAATTAACCTATTTTGCTTATATTTACTATTAATTTTCTATAATAAAGTTGGATTTTTATGGACTCTCATTAATGCCGTCTGGGCACGATACCCTTGTCACTTAGTTGATACaattatcttttatttattttgttttccgAAACTCTTAAGCTCAATACGctgatttaaatttaaaaatttggtttatttttttcaatttgtgAATATGTCTGTCTTGGGGTTTCTTTTTCGCCTTTTTCTTTTCCCTTATATCTTTTTCTTTCCGATTTTCTTATATCTATTATTCTTAGAGTCGTTAGCGAATCTGTTAACTTACAGCGTTGTTTCGGTTAAACGAGAAATAATTGAAGGCTCACCAGAGGCCCAAGTTCACAAAAAGAGATTCCCTCGACGGGGAGTCTCGGGGAAATTTATTTATGCATTCATGGGCAGACAAGTGAGTGGAGGCCACTGGACGTTATGTTGGGAGTAGAATCATGGTTCCAGAatggcaataaaaataaaactatgcGTTAATTGCAATTCCCAATTGACCACAAAATGTACACAAGCCGCAAAATTCCCAACATAAACTCGGCATTGGGGACTTTGACAAATGAGGCCATGTATATCTGTGGGTTTCTGTGAGATTCGGGATGGTGGTGTTTCGGAGTGTAGACCATGGCATAAAGTAGCTAATTACCGTTAGTTATGTTTCCACCCACAAAGTGTACGACCATTTATGTGCCTCCCATGGCTGCGATGAACTAGAGTGTGTGCCTGTGGTTAAAACCCCATCAAATTCGGTAGTTTTTATCCCATTGGCACAAAAGGGATACAAGTTATTCAGTTTCGAATTGCAGACAAAAAAATATCGCATATCTGTACAAGCGACCAAACAGATTTCGATTGTTATGTTTATAAATGGGGCCAAGATATATCAGTCAGTTAgaagaaatttttaattcaaaacacacacacaaattttaaaatcaatccTTAAATAAGCGTTTCCCATTGGACGCCCATCATGGGCAGTTGCCGGAATTTTAGATTATTACTATGGAAGGACTTTCATGTTGTCCTTGCAAATCCAACCGAATTTATATTGGTAATTTTATCTAGTTTTTTTATACCCCTTCTACTCTGGATCGTAATGGGAATTATTAGATatgatttgaaaataaaagaagccgAAATTTTTCCACCGAAGAGTGTTCACACGAACCTGTAAGtaaatttttacatatttttttgttgaaatttttgtCACAATGACATTTGATGACATTAGATACGACGAATTGTATTTTTCACCTTATAATAATCTAATCGAGGGGTTCTTTCATGAATTTGCTAATGAAAcggaatttaaaaaaacagtcggttttattgattttgccAAACTAGAAGATGGCTTGACCGAAAATGCCAGAGCACTCGGATTAGCATTTCCCGATGAATGGTTTTCCTATGAAAAGTTTCCAGATCATTTAAAACTTACTATATACATGCCGGcatataaaaatcaaaaaaattttagttattttgaATCGGGATTTTTATTCATATCCAAAAAATTGATCATCTCATTTGCCCAACGTCTAAAAAACCAAGCAAATACTTATCTGCCGAAGGTCCAAATGGTTCAATTTCCGTATCCGCGgcataaagaaaataaatatgctgAGATGGCTTGCACCATGCCCATTATTATTTTAGCATCATTTTTTCTTCCCACCGTAACAATTGCCAAGGTAcctgaatttaattttttttttattaaacccTCAAAATAGCCAAAAGTGTCTTTTAAAGTATACTTCAAAAACAGTTTACTTTCAGATGCCTTTTTGGCTTGTTCTAATTTTCAGTAACAAGTgataatcgattttttttgttttttgttctttcAAGCATATTATTGCCGAAAaggaaaataatgaaaaatcaCTTTTAACTGCAATGGGAGTTACCCAATGTCTACTATGGATGGCCTGGTACACGAAAGCAATGATACTTTTTCTACTATgcctgttatttttttttatatttatttgtctCAGCGAAGTCTTTGTGTTTAGCAACTACTTGCTTCTTATACTGATATTTATAGTATACATCCATTCATGCATAACGTTTGCATTTCTCATAAGCGCATTCTGCACAAAGACCTATTGGGGGATCCTCGCCACGTCAGTACTTTTCGTGATCACTGTAGTGCCCTACGCATTGTTACCGCCCGTCTCTTTCGAGCTTATGCCCCAAATATTTTGCTGCTTCTGCCTGAACTCGGCCATGTTTTATATGTTTAACGTCATCTGCGCATTGGAACAAATATCgattggagttgattggaggaCGTTCATATCCACGATAGTGCCAGAGGACATAAGTATCCTTGGTGTCCTCGCTATAATGCTTGTAATGAGTCTGATATGTGTATTTCTCTGCCTCTATGTGGAGCAAGTAATGCCCGGCAGCCAATCCTCGATATTTTCTTGTCGCTGCTGTAAGAAGTCACTTTTTTCCACTCATCAGTACCATCCTCTATCAGTTTTATCCTACGACACGGCCAGAAAATTTGTGGATTGTTGCCTAAGTCCAATGTACTATTGTGTTCAAAGACCTGAAGATGCGGACGCTGAGGATCGCATCGTAGGCGGGCAAACCCATAAGGACGACGAACCCACTGTTCACATGGATCGTGTTTCAAAAGAATTTCGCAAGAAAACGGCAGTTGCAAAATTGTCAATAAAAATGTACAAGGATGAGTGTCTAGCCATTCTGGGTCCCAGTGGTTCGGGCAAAACCACAGCGCTGCACATGATGGGAGGAATCTTGAGACCCACTTCGGGAATAATCAAAATCAATGGCTTTGATATCGAAAGGAACCCAGAAAAGGCCAAAATTGGAGTCGGATTTTGTCCACAGCAGAATGTGCTCTTCAGAGGACTCACAGTTAATCAACAAATTAACTTCTTCAGTCTCCTAAAGGGGAAAAAAACCTCAGCTGCGAATAGAGAAACATCAAACTATATTGATAAACTAAACCTAAAggaatatgaaaataaaaatgtctccaaactgtCAAAAGGAAACCAGCGACGTGTGTCCTTGGCCTGTTCCTTGTGTGGTGGTGCCAGTGTAGTCTTGTGTGACGAACCATCATCGGGTCTGGATCCGAGTGGAAAACAGCAGCTCATGGAGCTACTCCAAAGTGAGAAGAGCGGTCGAACCATTGTGTTAGCCACCCAGGATGTGGAGGAGGGGCAAATGCTTGGCGATCGTATCATCATACTGGCCGATGGGCAAATCTGCAGCCAAGGTACAATGGAAAACATTAAACAGAATAATCATGAATCCTACAAGCTCTCCTGCCAAATGGGACCGAACTGTGACCAACGGAAGGTAACAGAGCTGGTGAAACGCGTCGCCCCATCTGCTAGAGTTTCTGTCCAAGGATCCTCCATAAGCTACATTATACGCGGCTCCTTTGCGGAGAAGTTCGTGGATATGCTCCATCAACTAGAGGATCGCAAAAGGAATCTCGATGTCATAAGCTATAGTTGGCGGGATGCCACATTGGAAGATGTCTTCAAAACTGCAGCTACTCCGTGGAAGAAACGGGCTAGAGCAGGTGGAAATATTCCAAAAAGTAAGtgctttttgtttaatttagattttttttaaatattaaaataatccAACAAATTATTAATCAACTATAAATCAATTATTTTTCACCCAGGATCAACAGAGGACTTGGCGACCCAAACAGACGGACCGGATCGTCCAACTAGAAGAGCTCAAAGGGCCCAAAGAGctgcagaggcagaggcagcggCTGCTTTAGCGGCTGCAGCAGCGGAAAGATCCGCTAGAGAAAATGCGGAAAGAGAAGCTAGAGATGCCGAGAATAGAGACCGTGAGGCCAGGGAAAGGCAAGCTAGAGAAAGGGAAGCTAAAGAAAGGGATGACAGAGAAAGGGATGACAGAGAAAGGGACAAAGACAATGCGGCCAGAGAAAAAAGAGATAGAGAAACATTCATGGAAAAAAAGCCACTTCGACCATTGGACCCAGAGACAGATCATGAGGCCGAATCTGACACATCGGAGCGCGAATGGAGAACGGACCCTGAGGGCGGTAGAAGGAATCGAACATGCTGCAAATTTTGCGAGGCCATGTTGATGAAGAAGGCTCTCTACATTTGGAACCATAAATACATGTTCCTGCTAATCTTGATCATACCAATAATATGGTTCATAgttgcaatttatttattgccaTTGACAGAAAAGGTAAAAAATCGAATTAGCTCGGATTTGGCTGATTATATTGATTTAAACCTGCCAAGCTTCTCAGATGACACCGTTGTGTTACTTGAAGATCCTGAAGGTTACGAGGCAGAGGCACTTGCCTATGAGAAGTTAGTCACTCTGCCCGCCGTAATTGAACAATGTAAAGAACCAATTGTGCACTATTTAGTCGGTGACTCACCCCTTTTAATGGAAAAACTTAAACTTCAATATGTATGTGGGGCTACTTTTGACAAAGATGTCGACATTATCGCCTGGTATAATGATGTGGCCTTTGAACACTCGTCCCCGCTTGCCTTGGTTTTGGTATACAAAGCCATTCTTAAAATAGAAATCGGGAAATCCTTCGATATTACCCTCACCCGAGGAATAATGAAAAAACAGGCAATGAAGACAAAGGCTGTAAGTTATCGAGATCTCGATCGAAGCCTCAGTCAAACCAGGAACTTGCGAGATGTCTTAGATAAATTCaggtatttcaaaaaagaCGATGAAGTCAATTCTAAGGAACCAGATTATCCAGCTATAAAAGAACCCAACCAGTTTGCACAAAGAGAAATTTTGGGGGACCATAAACTGAATGGAAAACGATTAACATTAACTATTGGAATCTGGTCCTATATATCTTTGGTTCTTAGCATTTTTATACTTTTCGTAGTGGAAGAACGAGTGaaaaaattacaattacaACAGGAAATTCAAGGCTTgggaaaattcaatttttggtGCACACACTTTTTATGGGATTTCGTAATATTCTGCATTTGTGtgattattttatctttggCCCTAGAAActtatacaaattttattcaaattcttGTTGTCCTCATAATGATTGGATTTGCCTGCCTACCATTCACCTACGTATTGAGTTTAATATTCAGTTCGCCAGAAGCAGCATTGGTTGGTGCCTTCTTTATCCATTTGTTTACAGGTTAAGTTCACAATTGCTCTCATTTAATATTCGTAATAACCCTTTTTCCAATAGGGGCCATTCTTTTCGCATTTGTATACGTAGTTACGGCTCTTATCGATAATAACATgtactttataattttcccCACGATAATTGGTTGCTTCGGTATATTTAAGTGTATTTATGGATACAAGTATTGCGAAATCAATCCGGCGATTGACTCACTTAATTGCGATTTTGGGAGAATTCATCCAAACTGTGGATGCGATGGTAGGTGCGATATTTCCAACTAAATAATGAATGATTCAATGATTTATTCTCCTTGTACATAGATTTAGTATTGTGGCCAGAGATTTGGTGGCTATTGGGTCACGGCATATTTTGGTTTATCTTACTGTGGATTCTAGAAAAAGGATATTTTTGTCGGGCTTTTGCAAACCGAAAGAATAGTAAAAGGCGTCAAGGTAGTTCAGTAACATTCAGACAAAAGGCCGACGAAAACCCGGATGTAATTCGCAAATATCCTTTAGTTTTGGATAAAGTGACAAAGAAATATCACCGCGGCCCCACGGCAGTAAAAGATGTGTCCCTTCAACTTGAACAGTAAGTTTAACTCTTCACAATGTTGTCATTTGATTATATCATAGCCTAAACGTATTCAGAGGTGAGTGCTATGGTCTGTTGGGACCCAATGGAGCTGGAAAGACCACTACTTTAAAGATGATTGCGGGTGAAATCAAAATCTCTTCTGGCAAAATTTATATCAAAGGCAAGAATGGCCAAGCTGCGAGTGCCAAGCAGAATGTCGCCTACTGCTCCCAGTCCGGTCCACTTCACGATTTCTACAGTGGGAAACAGGCACTCAAGATGGCCCTACTGCTACGAGGCGATTCACGCAAAAATCTCGATAAAAAATGCGAAAAACTGGCAAAAGATTTTCATATCCAGTCGTCATTGCCgaagaaaaccaaaaactgcACCGACGCTACAAAACGAAAAATAAGCTTAGCCGCGGAATCCAGTGGCCCATCCATAGTTTGCCTAGATGAGCCCACCTCTGGCATCGATTCATACGCGAGTCAGTCCCTGTGGAAAAACCTGAAGAGCAGGACTGTACTTATAGCAAGCCAAAATATGGACGAAGTAACTTCAAACTGTTCCAGGGTCGGTATTATGGACTCTGGCGGAATGAAACACCCGGAAGAGTTGCAAAGCATGCAGGCACAGAATTCTCACGTTTTGGTGCTTAAGCTTAAGGTTCAGGGAAGGCCCCAAGAGTgagtatttaatattataaaattatagaaatattCACAATCTCTTCTCTTATTCAGGCAGCAAGAAACTCTCCGCAGACTTACTTTtgatatgaattatttttcaaatgcaaCTTTAAGGTAAGAAACTTATTTTTACAATAATAATGCATAGTATTATGacctatatatatttatagaaaacGGGTAGGTTGCTGCTTggtttacaatttttttcaagggCAAATGGATAAGATCGTCAGTTTTGTCGAATCAAAAAGAACTATTTGGAAACTGGAAAGCTATTCGGTCAGTCCGGCCTCACTGGATGAGGTGTTCATCAAACTagataatgaaaaaaaagaagccgCAAGATTGTCCTCTTCAAGTGAAGAGTCAGACTATGACTCCAAAGGAAAGGCTCGTAGGAAGAAAAAAGATGACCAGCCTAAGGGCTAAACATAATGAAATTTTACAGTAATCAACCATGTATATGctttatatgtatttatttttataaatttccgATTAACCATAAAAAACTAATAGCGCCGGAATGAGTATAAATCATCCAAATGTCAAACTGAGTAAATCTCTTCAGGTGTGTGCGAATAATTCCTTATTTATCCAAGTGTTCctaatttaattttcctatCACACAGGATGCAGCTGTTGCCTTGGCACAACCATAAAAGACAGGTATGAAAGAttaattactcatacgc
This window contains:
- the LOC6500414 gene encoding phospholipid-transporting ATPase ABCA3 isoform X3; its protein translation is MGSCRNFRLLLWKDFHVVLANPTEFILVILSSFFIPLLLWIVMGIIRYDLKIKEAEIFPPKSVHTNLYDELYFSPYNNLIEGFFHEFANETEFKKTVGFIDFAKLEDGLTENARALGLAFPDEWFSYEKFPDHLKLTIYMPAYKNQKNFSYFESGFLFISKKLIISFAQRLKNQANTYLPKVQMVQFPYPRHKENKYAEMACTMPIIILASFFLPTVTIAKHIIAEKENNEKSLLTAMGVTQCLLWMAWYTKAMILFLLCLLFFFIFICLSEVFVFSNYLLLILIFIVYIHSCITFAFLISAFCTKTYWGILATSVLFVITVVPYALLPPVSFELMPQIFCCFCLNSAMFYMFNVICALEQISIGVDWRTFISTIVPEDISILGVLAIMLVMSLICVFLCLYVEQVMPGSQSSIFSCRCCKKSLFSTHQYHPLSVLSYDTARKFVDCCLSPMYYCVQRPEDADAEDRIVGGQTHKDDEPTVHMDRVSKEFRKKTAVAKLSIKMYKDECLAILGPSGSGKTTALHMMGGILRPTSGIIKINGFDIERNPEKAKIGVGFCPQQNVLFRGLTVNQQINFFSLLKGKKTSAANRETSNYIDKLNLKEYENKNVSKLSKGNQRRVSLACSLCGGASVVLCDEPSSGLDPSGKQQLMELLQSEKSGRTIVLATQDVEEGQMLGDRIIILADGQICSQGTMENIKQNNHESYKLSCQMGPNCDQRKVTELVKRVAPSARVSVQGSSISYIIRGSFAEKFVDMLHQLEDRKRNLDVISYSWRDATLEDVFKTAATPWKKRARAGGNIPKRSTEDLATQTDGPDRPTRRAQRAQRAAEAEAAAALAAAAAERSARENAEREARDAENRDREARERQAREREAKERDDRERDDRERDKDNAAREKRDRETFMEKKPLRPLDPETDHEAESDTSEREWRTDPEGGRRNRTCCKFCEAMLMKKALYIWNHKYMFLLILIIPIIWFIVAIYLLPLTEKVKNRISSDLADYIDLNLPSFSDDTVVLLEDPEGYEAEALAYEKLVTLPAVIEQCKEPIVHYLVGDSPLLMEKLKLQYVCGATFDKDVDIIAWYNDVAFEHSSPLALVLVYKAILKIEIGKSFDITLTRGIMKKQAMKTKAVSYRDLDRSLSQTRNLRDVLDKFRYFKKDDEVNSKEPDYPAIKEPNQFAQREILGDHKLNGKRLTLTIGIWSYISLVLSIFILFVVEERVKKLQLQQEIQGLGKFNFWCTHFLWDFVIFCICVIILSLALETYTNFIQILVVLIMIGFACLPFTYVLSLIFSSPEAALVGAFFIHLFTGAILFAFVYVVTALIDNNMYFIIFPTIIGCFGIFKCIYGYKYCEINPAIDSLNCDFGRIHPNCGCDGRFSIVARDLVAIGSRHILVYLTVDSRKRIFLSGFCKPKE
- the LOC6500414 gene encoding uncharacterized protein LOC6500414 isoform X1, which translates into the protein MGSCRNFRLLLWKDFHVVLANPTEFILVILSSFFIPLLLWIVMGIIRYDLKIKEAEIFPPKSVHTNLYDELYFSPYNNLIEGFFHEFANETEFKKTVGFIDFAKLEDGLTENARALGLAFPDEWFSYEKFPDHLKLTIYMPAYKNQKNFSYFESGFLFISKKLIISFAQRLKNQANTYLPKVQMVQFPYPRHKENKYAEMACTMPIIILASFFLPTVTIAKHIIAEKENNEKSLLTAMGVTQCLLWMAWYTKAMILFLLCLLFFFIFICLSEVFVFSNYLLLILIFIVYIHSCITFAFLISAFCTKTYWGILATSVLFVITVVPYALLPPVSFELMPQIFCCFCLNSAMFYMFNVICALEQISIGVDWRTFISTIVPEDISILGVLAIMLVMSLICVFLCLYVEQVMPGSQSSIFSCRCCKKSLFSTHQYHPLSVLSYDTARKFVDCCLSPMYYCVQRPEDADAEDRIVGGQTHKDDEPTVHMDRVSKEFRKKTAVAKLSIKMYKDECLAILGPSGSGKTTALHMMGGILRPTSGIIKINGFDIERNPEKAKIGVGFCPQQNVLFRGLTVNQQINFFSLLKGKKTSAANRETSNYIDKLNLKEYENKNVSKLSKGNQRRVSLACSLCGGASVVLCDEPSSGLDPSGKQQLMELLQSEKSGRTIVLATQDVEEGQMLGDRIIILADGQICSQGTMENIKQNNHESYKLSCQMGPNCDQRKVTELVKRVAPSARVSVQGSSISYIIRGSFAEKFVDMLHQLEDRKRNLDVISYSWRDATLEDVFKTAATPWKKRARAGGNIPKRSTEDLATQTDGPDRPTRRAQRAQRAAEAEAAAALAAAAAERSARENAEREARDAENRDREARERQAREREAKERDDRERDDRERDKDNAAREKRDRETFMEKKPLRPLDPETDHEAESDTSEREWRTDPEGGRRNRTCCKFCEAMLMKKALYIWNHKYMFLLILIIPIIWFIVAIYLLPLTEKVKNRISSDLADYIDLNLPSFSDDTVVLLEDPEGYEAEALAYEKLVTLPAVIEQCKEPIVHYLVGDSPLLMEKLKLQYVCGATFDKDVDIIAWYNDVAFEHSSPLALVLVYKAILKIEIGKSFDITLTRGIMKKQAMKTKAVSYRDLDRSLSQTRNLRDVLDKFRYFKKDDEVNSKEPDYPAIKEPNQFAQREILGDHKLNGKRLTLTIGIWSYISLVLSIFILFVVEERVKKLQLQQEIQGLGKFNFWCTHFLWDFVIFCICVIILSLALETYTNFIQILVVLIMIGFACLPFTYVLSLIFSSPEAALVGAFFIHLFTGAILFAFVYVVTALIDNNMYFIIFPTIIGCFGIFKCIYGYKYCEINPAIDSLNCDFGRIHPNCGCDDLVLWPEIWWLLGHGIFWFILLWILEKGYFCRAFANRKNSKRRQGSSVTFRQKADENPDVIRKYPLVLDKVTKKYHRGPTAVKDVSLQLEQGECYGLLGPNGAGKTTTLKMIAGEIKISSGKIYIKGKNGQAASAKQNVAYCSQSGPLHDFYSGKQALKMALLLRGDSRKNLDKKCEKLAKDFHIQSSLPKKTKNCTDATKRKISLAAESSGPSIVCLDEPTSGIDSYASQSLWKNLKSRTVLIASQNMDEVTSNCSRVGIMDSGGMKHPEELQSMQAQNSHVLVLKLKVQGRPQEQQETLRRLTFDMNYFSNATLRKRVGCCLVYNFFQGQMDKIVSFVESKRTIWKLESYSVSPASLDEVFIKLDNEKKEAARLSSSSEESDYDSKGKARRKKKDDQPKG
- the LOC6500414 gene encoding ATP-binding cassette sub-family A member 7 isoform X2, which gives rise to MGVTQCLLWMAWYTKAMILFLLCLLFFFIFICLSEVFVFSNYLLLILIFIVYIHSCITFAFLISAFCTKTYWGILATSVLFVITVVPYALLPPVSFELMPQIFCCFCLNSAMFYMFNVICALEQISIGVDWRTFISTIVPEDISILGVLAIMLVMSLICVFLCLYVEQVMPGSQSSIFSCRCCKKSLFSTHQYHPLSVLSYDTARKFVDCCLSPMYYCVQRPEDADAEDRIVGGQTHKDDEPTVHMDRVSKEFRKKTAVAKLSIKMYKDECLAILGPSGSGKTTALHMMGGILRPTSGIIKINGFDIERNPEKAKIGVGFCPQQNVLFRGLTVNQQINFFSLLKGKKTSAANRETSNYIDKLNLKEYENKNVSKLSKGNQRRVSLACSLCGGASVVLCDEPSSGLDPSGKQQLMELLQSEKSGRTIVLATQDVEEGQMLGDRIIILADGQICSQGTMENIKQNNHESYKLSCQMGPNCDQRKVTELVKRVAPSARVSVQGSSISYIIRGSFAEKFVDMLHQLEDRKRNLDVISYSWRDATLEDVFKTAATPWKKRARAGGNIPKRSTEDLATQTDGPDRPTRRAQRAQRAAEAEAAAALAAAAAERSARENAEREARDAENRDREARERQAREREAKERDDRERDDRERDKDNAAREKRDRETFMEKKPLRPLDPETDHEAESDTSEREWRTDPEGGRRNRTCCKFCEAMLMKKALYIWNHKYMFLLILIIPIIWFIVAIYLLPLTEKVKNRISSDLADYIDLNLPSFSDDTVVLLEDPEGYEAEALAYEKLVTLPAVIEQCKEPIVHYLVGDSPLLMEKLKLQYVCGATFDKDVDIIAWYNDVAFEHSSPLALVLVYKAILKIEIGKSFDITLTRGIMKKQAMKTKAVSYRDLDRSLSQTRNLRDVLDKFRYFKKDDEVNSKEPDYPAIKEPNQFAQREILGDHKLNGKRLTLTIGIWSYISLVLSIFILFVVEERVKKLQLQQEIQGLGKFNFWCTHFLWDFVIFCICVIILSLALETYTNFIQILVVLIMIGFACLPFTYVLSLIFSSPEAALVGAFFIHLFTGAILFAFVYVVTALIDNNMYFIIFPTIIGCFGIFKCIYGYKYCEINPAIDSLNCDFGRIHPNCGCDDLVLWPEIWWLLGHGIFWFILLWILEKGYFCRAFANRKNSKRRQGSSVTFRQKADENPDVIRKYPLVLDKVTKKYHRGPTAVKDVSLQLEQGECYGLLGPNGAGKTTTLKMIAGEIKISSGKIYIKGKNGQAASAKQNVAYCSQSGPLHDFYSGKQALKMALLLRGDSRKNLDKKCEKLAKDFHIQSSLPKKTKNCTDATKRKISLAAESSGPSIVCLDEPTSGIDSYASQSLWKNLKSRTVLIASQNMDEVTSNCSRVGIMDSGGMKHPEELQSMQAQNSHVLVLKLKVQGRPQEQQETLRRLTFDMNYFSNATLRKRVGCCLVYNFFQGQMDKIVSFVESKRTIWKLESYSVSPASLDEVFIKLDNEKKEAARLSSSSEESDYDSKGKARRKKKDDQPKG